The proteins below are encoded in one region of Micromonospora pisi:
- a CDS encoding protein kinase family protein → MPSSTGPSIATIIEGGRVTQVGEGQEADEVAPPALAFGAPAVGEVLAERYELAEHINDDSAGRQVWRGVDVVLRRPVAVVLRYPGGDSAMEMLQAAVTASRVIHPNLVGVYDAIDEEDRAYVVREWVDGHSLRELVTDGPLEPARATSIAHSVAGAIAAVHATGMVHGNVHPGTVMVGDDGRVVLADARADGADTIETDARAVGGVLYFALTGAWPHVEANLSGGRGRSALPDGVRDANGTLAAPRQVRAGVPAYLDDLTMDLLDPQLAVPSVDVLAAELGRLNAAAEEQYLDNSGPLRFATHDEGVGAPAPPTGTRKIVAGVAALLVIALIGLYFGINALNDKGSTDTAAPPTPPGVSSPVGGGDTPAAQAQKIAIDASSVRIVSTGTDRGEELDGAAAVVDGDVNKGWESDSYNGPKFANLKSGMGVLIDLKEPRTVKSVTVHLASGGVTAELKSGDINPASSKAADDQIVNTYKIVGEPYERAGSNMTFSAFDVTQKYQYLLFWVTDMDKNAKGEYRLGIQEITVQG, encoded by the coding sequence ATGCCCAGCAGCACGGGTCCATCGATCGCGACAATCATCGAGGGAGGACGGGTGACCCAGGTCGGCGAAGGTCAGGAGGCGGACGAGGTCGCTCCGCCCGCGTTGGCCTTCGGTGCACCCGCCGTCGGTGAGGTCCTCGCCGAGCGGTACGAGCTGGCCGAGCACATCAACGACGACAGCGCCGGCCGCCAGGTCTGGCGGGGCGTCGACGTCGTGCTCCGCCGACCCGTCGCGGTAGTGCTGCGCTATCCGGGTGGCGACTCCGCGATGGAGATGCTCCAGGCCGCGGTGACCGCGAGCCGCGTGATCCACCCCAACCTGGTCGGCGTCTACGACGCGATCGACGAAGAGGACCGGGCGTACGTCGTCCGCGAATGGGTGGACGGGCACTCCCTGCGGGAACTGGTCACCGACGGCCCGCTCGAACCGGCCCGCGCCACCAGCATCGCGCACTCAGTCGCCGGTGCCATCGCCGCCGTGCACGCCACCGGCATGGTGCACGGCAACGTCCACCCGGGCACCGTGATGGTCGGTGACGACGGCCGCGTGGTGCTCGCCGACGCGCGCGCCGACGGTGCCGACACCATCGAGACCGACGCCCGTGCGGTCGGTGGCGTGCTCTACTTCGCCCTCACCGGCGCGTGGCCACACGTCGAAGCCAACCTCTCCGGCGGCCGGGGCCGCTCGGCCCTGCCGGACGGGGTCCGGGACGCCAACGGGACCCTCGCCGCCCCCCGCCAGGTCCGGGCCGGCGTGCCGGCCTACCTCGACGACCTGACCATGGACCTGCTCGACCCGCAGCTCGCGGTCCCCTCCGTCGACGTACTCGCCGCCGAGTTGGGGCGGCTGAACGCGGCCGCGGAGGAGCAGTACCTGGACAACAGCGGACCACTGCGGTTCGCCACCCATGACGAGGGCGTCGGAGCGCCTGCGCCGCCGACCGGGACCCGCAAGATCGTCGCCGGGGTCGCGGCACTCCTGGTGATCGCACTGATCGGTCTCTACTTCGGCATCAACGCGCTGAACGACAAGGGCAGCACCGACACCGCCGCCCCGCCCACTCCGCCCGGGGTCAGCTCCCCTGTCGGCGGCGGCGACACTCCGGCCGCCCAGGCGCAGAAGATCGCGATCGACGCGAGCAGCGTCCGGATCGTCAGCACCGGCACCGACCGGGGGGAGGAACTCGACGGCGCCGCCGCGGTGGTGGACGGCGACGTGAACAAGGGCTGGGAGTCCGACTCGTACAACGGGCCGAAGTTCGCCAACCTGAAGTCCGGCATGGGTGTCCTGATCGACCTGAAGGAACCCCGCACCGTCAAGTCCGTAACCGTCCACCTGGCCAGTGGCGGCGTCACCGCCGAACTGAAGAGCGGTGACATCAACCCGGCGTCGAGCAAGGCCGCGGACGACCAGATCGTGAACACGTACAAGATCGTCGGCGAGCCGTACGAGCGGGCCGGGTCGAACATGACCTTCAGCGCCTTCGACGTCACCCAGAAGTACCAGTACCTGCTCTTCTGGGTGACGGACATGGACAAGAACGCCAAGGGCGAGTACCGGCTCGGCATCCAGGAAATCACGGTCCAGGGATAG